From the genome of Odocoileus virginianus isolate 20LAN1187 ecotype Illinois chromosome 16, Ovbor_1.2, whole genome shotgun sequence, one region includes:
- the LOC110136006 gene encoding myeloid-associated differentiation marker-like produces MGFGRGDIGNWSMSIWCFCFTVTLIIVMVELWRLPSRFPFYWYNFPVTYACYAALVCLSTSIIYSITYVQFLLYGPSRDRAITATAFSCIASVVYALDVAWVWDWYDLDDISCYVHTVPGLLKVLETFVAGVIFAFLSNTSLYLHQPALEWCVAVYSICFILAAVVLLLNLGEWEYRLPVPFPIFQLVLTTLSVLLYISALVLWPLYQFYEEFGGQPQRFSDGDCRDELTYNMCTWDQRLAVAILTAINLLAYMADLGYWACQVSVGTEDQPRDS; encoded by the coding sequence ATGGGCTTTGGGAGAGGGGACATAGGTAATTGGTCCATGTCCATCTGGTGCTTCTGTTTCACCGTGACCCTCATCATAGTCATGGTCGAGTTATGGAGGCTCCCATCCCGCTTCCCTTTCTACTGGTACAACTTCCCCGTCACCTATGCCTGCTACGCTGCCCTCGTCTGCCTCTCGACCTCCATCATCTACTCCATCACCTACGTCCAATTCCTGCTTTATGGTCCTTCCCGGGACCGGGCCATCACTGCCACTGCATTCTCCTGCATCGCATCTGTGGTTTATGCCCTGGATGTGGCCTGGGTATGGGATTGGTACGATCTCGATGATATCTCCTGCTATGTGCACACTGTGCCAGGCCTGCTGAAGGTGCTGGAGACCTTCGTGGCCGGTGTCATCTTCGCCTTCCTCAGCAACACCTCCCTGTACCTGCACCAGCCGGCGCTGGAGTGGTGTGTGGCCGTGTACTCCATCTGCTTCATCCTGGCAGCTGTGGTCCTCCTGCTAAACCTGGGTGAATGGGAATACAGACTGCCGGTCCCCTTCCCCattttccagcttgtgctcacCACGCTCTCCGTCCTCCTTTATATCAGTGCTCTGGTCCTCTGGCCACTCTACCAGTTTTATGAGGAGTTCGGCGGGCAGCCCCAGAGGTTCAGTGATGGGGACTGCAGGGACGAGCTCACCTACAACATGTGCACCTGGGACCAGCGACTGGCTGTGGCCATCCTGACAGCCATCAACCTGCTGGCTTACATGGCCGACCTGGGGTACTGGGCCTGCCAGGTCTCTGTAGGGACTGAGGACCAGCCCAGGGACTCCTGA
- the LOC110136005 gene encoding LOW QUALITY PROTEIN: myeloid-associated differentiation marker-like (The sequence of the model RefSeq protein was modified relative to this genomic sequence to represent the inferred CDS: deleted 1 base in 1 codon), which yields MTGTSRTTRLTMSSSSGLASATVMGHFLRLLQLLSTCLAFSLVATTDTWRETIGNWSMFIWCFCFVVTLLTFIVELCGLQLLWPFSWDDFLINYASYSTLLCLSASIIYPTMYIQIIPHGNSRNHAIAATAFSCLASVTYATEVAWISAWPSQITCYVLRMPGLLKGLENFVACVIFAFISNTSLYLHQPALVWCVAVYSICLFLGAVALLLYLRGYSNKLPVCFPIFLLGLALLSVFLYTSALVLWLLYQFEENFGGQPQRSSDMSCRHQFTHLVCIWDQRLVVAILTAVNLLIYVADLVYWARWVFVGTEDKPRDS from the exons ATGACAGGGACCAGCCGGACCACCAGGCTCACCATGAGCTCGTCCTCTGGCCTGGCCTCTGCAACCGTCATGGGCCACTTCCTCCGCCTGCTGCAGCTGCTCTCCACCTGCCTGGCCTTCTCGCTGGTGGCTACCACTGACACTTGGAGGGAGACCATAGGTAACTGGTCCATGTTCATCTGGTGCTTCTGTTTCGTCGTGACCCTCCTTACTTTCATAGTCGAGTTGTGTGGGCTCCAGCTCCTATGGCCCTTTTCCTGGGACGATTTTCTCATCAACTATGCCTCCTACTCCACCCTCCTCTGCCTCTCGGCCTCCATTATTTACCCCACCATGTACATCCAGATCATCCCTCATGGCAACTCCCGGAACCATGCCATTGCTGCTACTGCTTTCTCCTGCCTCGCGTCTGTGACTTATGCCACTGAAGTGGCCTGGATCTCCGCGTGGCCCAGCCAGATCACCTGCTATGTGCTCCGCATGCCGGGACTGCTCAAGGGGCTAGAGAACTTCGTGGCCTGTGTCATCTTTGCCTTCATCAGCAACACCTCCCTGTACCTGCACCAGCCGGCCCTGGTGTGGTGTGTGGCCGTGTACTCCATCTGCCTCTTCCTGGGGGCCGTGGCCCTCCTGCTGTATCTGAGAGGCTATAGCAACAAGTTGCCCGTTTGCTTCCCCATTTTCCTGTTGGGGTTGGCCCTGCTCTCCGTCTTCCTCTACACCAGCGCTCTGGTCCTCTGGCTGCTCTACCAGTTCGAGGAGAATTTTGGTGGCCAGCCCCAGCGGTCCAGTGATATGAGCTGTCGCCATCAATTCACCCACTTGGTGTGCATCTGGGACCAAAGACTGGTTGTAGCCATCTTGACAGCGGTCAACCTGCTGATTTACGTGGCCGACCTGGTGTACTGGGCCCGCTGGGTCTTTGTT GGGACTGAGGACAAGCCCAGGGACTCCTGA